One window from the genome of Deinobacterium chartae encodes:
- a CDS encoding ATP-binding protein, with protein MSTSAQWRLELLGPGRLADPTGQPAQTGSKLLILLAYLALEGPTSRARLSYLLWPHAPESTARNNLAQLFRRARQQLETELVHGTDVLELSPHLTVDTHELSAAYFQGHYVESLIRAGPLLAEVATPDLPEVTEWLEAHRLRLDGYRTAMLRREAERQDSAGNYARAAQLVEERLRLDPLSEAAYRHLMRLRYLQGDPDGALQAFDACRAVLAQQLQTTPLPETCALANEIARGRPDALTRKQEDPAPRTLPSPELVGRQACWERMEAAWQAGKLILLSGPPGVGKTRLALEFAASKGQVLHVAARPGDTVTPYATNTRMARAHLALKPDVDLPAWVRQALAQHLPELRSGPARTAPHSLHDQPKLFDAQLELVRLTSADLAAIIVDDLQYFDDASIALGSYMISKAYPLHTQDGVPPHLAVYRSGELTPERTAVLTRLIAAGIAVQIDVSPLTPGDVEAMLRHLGIADPEAIAPRLAQFTGGNPQLLLETVRHLSQLGELPALPERLPLPPAAQEMLTRRLERLSPTALQLARAAAVLQNDFTADLLADLLGMPLFDALTAWEELQNAHVLSGSQFAHDLMLEAVRTSIPDGIRRLLSRSAARALERHGGQPSRIAALWMEGGDPATASAWFVRAGSEAAEAFLLREAAHFYAQAAEARDAANPAGPRHQGLAH; from the coding sequence ATGTCCACTTCGGCGCAATGGCGTCTCGAGCTCCTTGGACCCGGGCGTCTGGCAGACCCCACGGGGCAGCCGGCACAGACCGGAAGCAAACTGCTGATCTTGCTGGCGTACCTGGCCCTGGAAGGCCCGACCTCGCGCGCCCGACTTTCCTATCTGCTGTGGCCCCACGCTCCCGAAAGCACGGCACGCAACAACCTCGCGCAGCTTTTCCGGCGGGCCCGGCAGCAGCTGGAAACCGAGCTGGTCCACGGTACGGACGTGCTGGAGCTCTCACCCCACCTCACCGTGGACACGCACGAACTCTCGGCGGCCTACTTTCAGGGACACTACGTGGAGTCGTTGATCCGGGCGGGACCGCTGCTCGCCGAGGTTGCCACGCCGGACCTGCCCGAAGTGACCGAATGGCTGGAAGCGCACCGCTTGCGGCTGGACGGTTACCGCACCGCCATGCTGCGCCGCGAGGCCGAACGGCAAGACAGCGCGGGCAATTACGCCCGCGCAGCGCAGCTCGTAGAAGAACGGTTGCGTCTGGACCCGCTTTCCGAAGCGGCCTACCGCCACCTGATGCGCCTGCGTTACCTGCAAGGCGACCCCGATGGCGCGCTGCAGGCCTTCGATGCGTGCCGGGCGGTCCTTGCGCAGCAGCTCCAGACCACGCCGCTGCCCGAAACCTGCGCGCTCGCCAATGAAATCGCCCGCGGCCGTCCTGATGCCCTGACCCGCAAACAAGAAGACCCGGCTCCCCGAACGCTTCCGTCCCCCGAACTGGTTGGCCGCCAGGCGTGCTGGGAGCGCATGGAGGCGGCATGGCAGGCAGGAAAACTGATCTTGCTGAGCGGCCCGCCCGGCGTTGGAAAAACCCGGCTGGCCCTCGAGTTCGCCGCCAGCAAGGGCCAGGTCCTGCACGTGGCGGCGCGCCCGGGAGACACGGTCACCCCCTACGCGACCAACACCCGCATGGCCCGCGCGCACCTCGCCCTCAAACCGGACGTGGACCTGCCCGCCTGGGTCAGGCAGGCGCTGGCGCAACACCTGCCCGAACTCCGCAGCGGTCCCGCCCGCACCGCACCGCACAGCCTGCACGATCAACCGAAACTGTTCGACGCGCAGCTGGAACTGGTTCGCCTCACCAGCGCAGATCTCGCGGCGATCATCGTCGATGACCTGCAGTATTTTGATGATGCCAGCATCGCGCTGGGAAGCTACATGATCTCCAAAGCCTACCCGCTGCACACCCAAGACGGCGTTCCCCCCCACCTCGCCGTTTACCGCTCCGGCGAGCTCACACCCGAACGAACCGCGGTCCTCACCCGGCTGATCGCCGCAGGCATCGCTGTCCAGATCGACGTAAGTCCCCTCACTCCCGGCGATGTCGAGGCGATGCTGCGCCACTTGGGCATCGCTGATCCGGAAGCGATCGCGCCGCGACTGGCACAGTTCACCGGTGGAAACCCGCAACTGCTCCTCGAGACGGTCCGCCACCTGTCCCAGCTGGGCGAACTGCCTGCCTTGCCAGAACGCCTCCCGCTGCCGCCCGCCGCACAGGAGATGCTCACGCGCAGGCTCGAGCGCCTCTCGCCTACGGCGCTGCAACTGGCCCGGGCGGCAGCCGTCTTGCAGAACGACTTCACGGCCGACTTGCTCGCGGACCTGCTGGGCATGCCGCTATTTGACGCCCTTACCGCCTGGGAGGAACTCCAGAACGCGCACGTCCTGAGCGGATCGCAGTTCGCGCACGACCTGATGCTCGAGGCGGTCCGCACGAGCATCCCGGACGGGATCCGGCGCCTCTTGAGCCGCAGCGCTGCCCGCGCGCTCGAGCGGCACGGTGGGCAGCCCTCCAGGATCGCAGCGCTCTGGATGGAAGGCGGCGATCCGGCCACAGCGTCCGCCTGGTTTGTTCGTGCGGGCAGCGAGGCCGCCGAGGCGTTCCTGCTGCGGGAGGCCGCGCACTTCTATGCCCAGGCCGCAGAAGCACGCGACGCGGCCAACCCTGCAGGGCCGCGTCACCAGGGCTTGGCACATTAG
- a CDS encoding BTAD domain-containing putative transcriptional regulator, with protein MGNAWRIEVMGVPSLIRPDGAAQPLERRTAALLTYLAVEGPTPRSRLAQLFWPDSAEAVARNNLVQALRRLDKLAGTRLVDRSHDLTLSSDVQVDLVETLRGQPVPETGLIRLEGLELDNAPDFMQWLLATREQAHRAREQASRQAIDDALAAGDIAAALMLVQQLLELDPLSEYAHRTLMQLHLLDGDRAAALQVYQRYKDLLARELGEAPPHSIERLVGDEGGSAAADPVRIPLAVLRPPRLVGREETWRRMEEAWEAGKTIYLVGAAGTGKTRLAQDFARSKGAALYLRGQPGEQHVPFAGAVRNARARLAAAPHVRLPEWVIQELARVMPEFQRGRGSAPPPLLDEQDRLNFFQAHLEMVRLTSPGFVATITDDVHYYDQATMELGVFFLSQGSALGGHGEVPRHIITYRPDELTAAAKVMVDRHVDAGSAVRISVTPLAVSDVTDLLVALAVPDAEALADALWNSTGGNAQFLLEAVRHMYETGQFSADAALDYAQGSISNVIQQRLGKLSPIAIQAARAAAVLQNDISIERVSEVLQLPLPSVMAAWEELEQAQVMLGERFSHDLVQESVRMSLPTTARRILHRAAARMLVLQGAPAGVIAQHWLEAGDMLQAAKWLEQAGEEAAATLRLQEAEELYREAGKAYASAQEGQGAFKVWRRTIIDNY; from the coding sequence GTGGGCAATGCTTGGCGCATCGAGGTCATGGGAGTACCCAGTCTGATTCGGCCGGATGGAGCCGCTCAGCCGTTGGAACGGCGCACGGCCGCGTTGTTGACGTACCTGGCCGTGGAGGGCCCAACCCCGCGTTCACGGCTGGCGCAACTGTTCTGGCCGGACTCCGCAGAAGCCGTAGCGCGCAACAACCTGGTTCAGGCCCTGCGGCGGCTGGACAAGCTGGCGGGCACCCGGCTGGTGGACCGGTCTCATGATCTGACGCTCAGCAGCGACGTTCAGGTAGACCTGGTCGAAACGCTGCGGGGACAGCCCGTACCGGAGACGGGTCTGATACGCCTCGAGGGTCTGGAGCTGGATAACGCACCGGACTTCATGCAGTGGCTGCTGGCGACGCGAGAGCAGGCGCACCGCGCCCGGGAGCAGGCTTCGCGTCAGGCCATTGATGACGCTCTGGCCGCAGGAGATATTGCGGCGGCCCTCATGCTGGTCCAGCAATTGCTGGAGCTGGATCCGCTCTCGGAATACGCTCACCGCACGCTGATGCAGCTGCACCTCCTGGACGGCGACCGGGCCGCGGCCCTGCAGGTGTACCAGCGCTACAAGGACCTGCTTGCCCGCGAGCTCGGCGAAGCGCCGCCGCACAGCATCGAAAGGCTGGTTGGAGACGAGGGAGGTTCGGCTGCTGCCGACCCTGTCCGTATTCCGCTGGCAGTGTTGCGCCCGCCACGCCTGGTCGGGCGGGAGGAAACCTGGCGGCGCATGGAGGAAGCCTGGGAAGCCGGAAAGACCATCTACCTCGTCGGTGCCGCAGGAACGGGTAAAACGCGCCTGGCCCAGGACTTTGCCCGCAGCAAGGGGGCAGCCCTGTACCTGCGGGGTCAGCCCGGCGAGCAGCACGTGCCGTTCGCAGGAGCGGTGCGTAACGCCCGGGCGCGCCTCGCGGCCGCCCCGCACGTACGGTTGCCCGAGTGGGTGATTCAGGAGCTTGCCCGGGTCATGCCGGAGTTCCAGCGTGGCCGGGGCAGCGCGCCCCCGCCGCTGCTCGACGAACAGGACCGCCTGAACTTCTTCCAGGCACACCTCGAGATGGTGCGGCTCACCAGTCCCGGTTTCGTGGCGACCATCACCGACGACGTTCATTACTACGATCAGGCCACCATGGAGCTCGGCGTGTTCTTCCTGTCGCAGGGCAGTGCGCTGGGAGGGCACGGGGAGGTGCCGCGCCACATCATCACCTACCGTCCCGACGAACTCACCGCTGCCGCGAAAGTTATGGTGGACCGCCACGTCGATGCTGGCAGCGCGGTGCGGATTTCCGTGACCCCCCTGGCCGTCAGCGACGTTACGGACCTGCTGGTCGCCCTGGCGGTGCCGGACGCAGAAGCCCTGGCGGATGCGCTGTGGAACAGCACAGGCGGCAACGCCCAGTTTCTCCTCGAGGCCGTGAGGCACATGTACGAAACCGGGCAGTTCTCCGCTGATGCGGCCCTGGATTATGCTCAGGGCAGCATCAGCAACGTCATCCAGCAGCGCCTGGGAAAACTGTCCCCCATCGCCATTCAGGCCGCGCGCGCTGCGGCGGTTTTGCAGAACGACATCAGCATCGAACGTGTTTCCGAGGTGTTGCAGCTTCCGTTGCCCAGTGTCATGGCCGCCTGGGAGGAACTCGAGCAGGCCCAGGTCATGCTCGGAGAGCGTTTCAGTCATGATCTGGTGCAAGAAAGTGTCCGGATGAGCCTGCCCACTACCGCCAGGCGCATCCTGCACCGTGCGGCCGCGCGCATGCTGGTGTTGCAGGGTGCTCCAGCGGGCGTCATCGCGCAGCATTGGCTCGAGGCGGGAGACATGTTGCAGGCCGCGAAGTGGCTCGAGCAGGCGGGTGAGGAGGCTGCGGCGACCTTGCGGTTGCAGGAAGCCGAGGAACTGTACCGGGAGGCTGGGAAAGCCTATGCATCCGCTCAGGAGGGGCAGGGGGCTTTCAAGGTCTGGCGCCGTACGATCATCGACAACTACTGA
- a CDS encoding polymorphic toxin-type HINT domain-containing protein, which yields MSDRWTGAGYLEVGDKIKQADGTTGVVKYVNTVSETRTMYNLEVQEAHTFFVGTQGWLVHNGGNGSSAPIVLYRAVSEAEYNNIVRTGKFSTRYGMGYEGKQFALSYEDAVKFAQGMDGKGDQAYTRIVATVVKNPNKVSMELAEVSDIDGGLKYYLAKDKALGKLKPVTDAEAVMKLAGCP from the coding sequence TTGAGCGACCGCTGGACTGGTGCGGGTTACCTCGAGGTGGGCGATAAGATCAAGCAGGCGGACGGCACCACAGGTGTGGTGAAATACGTCAACACCGTCAGCGAGACCAGGACGATGTATAACCTGGAGGTCCAGGAAGCCCACACCTTCTTCGTGGGCACCCAGGGCTGGCTGGTGCATAATGGTGGTAATGGTTCAAGTGCACCCATTGTTCTTTATAGAGCTGTAAGTGAAGCGGAATATAACAATATTGTGAGAACTGGTAAATTTAGTACGCGATATGGAATGGGTTATGAGGGCAAACAATTCGCACTCAGTTATGAGGATGCCGTCAAATTTGCGCAAGGAATGGACGGTAAAGGCGATCAGGCATATACACGCATCGTTGCAACTGTTGTCAAGAATCCGAATAAGGTAAGTATGGAGTTGGCAGAGGTTTCTGATATTGATGGTGGTCTGAAATACTACCTCGCCAAGGACAAAGCATTGGGCAAACTCAAACCAGTAACTGATGCCGAAGCAGTTATGAAACTTGCCGGATGTCCATAA
- a CDS encoding polymorphic toxin-type HINT domain-containing protein, with translation MLFASFYVKERSDDQPRPKPVGHEDLSDHWVGAGHLEVDDERITATPEHPFYVTERSDSEPRPKPEGHPDLSDKWVGAGHLKVGDKLKQADGTLGEVRYVNTIQEARTMYNLSVEEAHTFFVGTQGWLVHNCNGEALANTANAALKQLPKDLRGVTIAVAKDANGKPILAVYGRTDEMTKDAIEVLKGKGWNVEPAPPRGAEFHAERQLDALGYETIGISRQQGMCS, from the coding sequence GTGCTGTTCGCCTCCTTCTACGTCAAGGAGCGTTCAGACGACCAGCCGCGGCCTAAGCCGGTCGGTCACGAGGACCTGAGCGACCATTGGGTCGGTGCGGGTCACCTCGAGGTGGACGACGAGCGTATTACCGCGACTCCCGAACACCCCTTCTACGTCACGGAGCGTTCAGACAGTGAACCCAGACCCAAACCCGAAGGCCACCCGGACCTCAGTGACAAGTGGGTCGGGGCAGGACACCTGAAGGTCGGGGACAAACTCAAGCAGGCCGATGGCACCCTCGGTGAGGTCCGGTACGTCAACACCATCCAGGAAGCAAGAACGATGTACAATTTGTCTGTTGAGGAAGCCCACACTTTCTTCGTGGGGACCCAGGGCTGGTTGGTACATAACTGTAATGGTGAGGCTCTTGCCAACACAGCAAATGCTGCACTGAAGCAACTTCCGAAGGACCTTCGTGGTGTCACTATTGCTGTAGCCAAAGATGCCAACGGTAAACCTATTCTGGCTGTATATGGGCGCACTGACGAAATGACCAAAGATGCCATTGAAGTGCTCAAAGGTAAAGGTTGGAATGTCGAGCCTGCGCCTCCTCGCGGCGCAGAGTTCCATGCTGAGCGGCAACTGGATGCGTTGGGCTACGAAACGATTGGGATATCGCGCCAGCAAGGTATGTGCTCCTAA
- a CDS encoding pentapeptide repeat-containing protein produces the protein MGDIKMITIYSSANPPLELDLESLEGAILDGYDLHRALLKGQSLQGASLKRTDLRAAELENANLTDCDISESTLVGAEMSFAILVRARISNAKCIAVAFCNANLSNADLSGSDVDRSDFTQAKLLGTNMNCKDLDKAVLQGAIYDVSTIWPVGFDPNSKGAQRVEI, from the coding sequence TTGGGGGACATCAAAATGATTACGATATACAGTAGCGCTAATCCTCCCCTGGAGTTAGATCTTGAGTCGCTTGAGGGAGCAATTCTAGATGGTTATGACCTTCATAGGGCATTGTTGAAAGGTCAGTCTCTCCAGGGAGCAAGTTTAAAGCGTACTGATCTTCGGGCTGCCGAATTAGAGAATGCCAATCTCACTGATTGCGATATCAGTGAGTCTACATTGGTTGGCGCTGAAATGAGTTTTGCGATACTAGTAAGAGCACGCATCAGCAACGCAAAATGTATTGCTGTTGCTTTCTGCAATGCCAATCTCTCAAACGCGGATCTTTCTGGTTCAGATGTTGATAGGTCAGATTTCACTCAAGCTAAACTTCTTGGCACAAATATGAACTGCAAGGATCTGGATAAGGCTGTTCTGCAGGGTGCGATCTATGATGTAAGTACAATATGGCCAGTGGGCTTCGATCCAAACTCTAAAGGGGCACAAAGAGTAGAAATTTGA
- a CDS encoding alpha/beta fold hydrolase, protein MSAALHAVEAVTLGGVKQWLLVQTENVNNPVLLIVHGGPAFNAPGVAMRGLNRTVATATRELVRHFTLVFWDQRGSGKSRRGVPPESLNFEQYVRDTIELVDHLRERFGQDRIVLAGLSWGSAIAATVAARHPETLYAYVGLAQITNWAEADGITYRWALEEAQSRGNRRLLRALHRMGPPPYATPQAWKPLRAVLMQLGAMLYKAPGVKPPNILTEYVLPLLRSPDYSLGDALSALFVSTQRAFTPRMIADFGRINLFRDASRIDVPVHVLHGRHDRWVPSEQAARWVQALRAPSKRLVWLEKSSHAFHAEDQDAVERYLIDVVLPRVMTERAEQQLTRQR, encoded by the coding sequence GTGAGCGCCGCGCTGCACGCCGTGGAGGCCGTCACGCTCGGTGGGGTGAAGCAGTGGCTGCTCGTTCAGACCGAAAACGTGAACAACCCCGTGCTGCTGATCGTGCACGGCGGTCCGGCCTTCAACGCGCCGGGCGTCGCGATGCGCGGGCTCAACCGCACCGTCGCCACCGCCACACGTGAACTCGTGAGGCACTTCACGCTGGTGTTCTGGGATCAGCGTGGCAGCGGCAAGTCCCGCCGCGGTGTCCCGCCCGAAAGCCTGAACTTCGAGCAGTACGTGCGTGACACCATCGAGCTCGTCGATCACCTGCGCGAGCGCTTCGGGCAGGACAGGATCGTCCTGGCGGGCCTATCGTGGGGCAGTGCCATCGCCGCGACCGTCGCGGCGCGCCACCCCGAAACGTTGTACGCCTACGTGGGGCTCGCGCAGATCACGAACTGGGCGGAAGCAGACGGCATCACGTACCGCTGGGCGCTGGAGGAAGCGCAGTCGCGAGGCAACAGGCGGCTGTTGCGTGCGCTCCATCGTATGGGGCCGCCGCCGTACGCGACACCTCAGGCGTGGAAGCCGTTGCGCGCGGTGCTGATGCAGCTCGGCGCGATGCTGTACAAAGCGCCGGGCGTGAAGCCGCCGAACATCCTCACCGAGTACGTCCTGCCGTTGCTTCGCTCGCCGGACTACTCGCTGGGGGACGCCTTGTCCGCGCTGTTCGTGTCGACACAGCGGGCGTTCACGCCTCGCATGATCGCGGACTTCGGACGAATCAACCTGTTTCGGGACGCGTCGAGGATCGACGTGCCCGTACACGTGCTGCACGGCCGTCACGACCGCTGGGTGCCTTCGGAGCAGGCGGCGCGCTGGGTTCAGGCGTTGCGCGCGCCGAGCAAGCGGCTGGTGTGGCTGGAGAAGTCCTCGCACGCGTTTCACGCTGAAGATCAGGACGCGGTGGAACGCTACCTGATCGACGTGGTGCTTCCTCGTGTCATGACGGAGCGGGCGGAACAGCAACTGACGCGCCAGCGGTAA